The Mytilus trossulus isolate FHL-02 chromosome 3, PNRI_Mtr1.1.1.hap1, whole genome shotgun sequence genome contains a region encoding:
- the LOC134710683 gene encoding uncharacterized protein LOC134710683, which translates to MAYSASIKKSQDVLTCGLCETDTKIKVKCMDCNLYMCQKCTDKVHAKFKNADLHDIVALKDIHSHIEDTDVTSEFKPVKCKDHRKHMCCMYCKTCEILVCPKCIANTHHPHSMIEIQTVCQNKVEEMKQMYDQAHKKIEKFMEKIDIMVEIERSKSYELVQKILEEEKLAKKVQSQCLKLLQETEEKSKKNTELMSFKKSKVLEEGKDIEIVMQQVENNHKSKNTEKFFEAISSLHAKLESIEQSTIPKSFNIKTQQYVPNYKIQTNSITVEMEIQFQIKSKYDIDMSYIHSITSDKEGNIWIADGGKQIQQLQLKEGVKTTKSIKIEIKDPEIRCLNNKVLLASSRRIFQLYFNEELKVFKDFSPNAPYTLHVSDNQIILGMDCTSMTDKEDTPVIIRLGFDGEIIQVYKNHGRQLLTGDVVRCCTTADDDICYIDSKSTDGFEGDVVFISRDGIIQWKYKGNSLINSDEHFFAPVEVVITKSKKLIISDIKQHALHLVTAKGELVTILDLTLMGLENPGVMTIDVKGTLWIESKELNKERLSAVIFSGF; encoded by the coding sequence ATGGCTTATTCTGCATCAATTAAAAAGTCCCAGGACGTTCTTACTTGTGGATTATGTGAAAcagatacaaaaataaaagtgaaatgTATGGACTGTAATCTATACATGTGCCAAAAATGTACAGATAAGGTACATGCCAAGTTCAAGAATGCAGATCTGCATGACATAGTAGCGTTGAAGGACATCCATTCTCACATCGAGGACACCGATGTTACGTCGGAATTCAAACCTGTCAAATGTAAAGACCATAGAAAACATATGTGCTGTATGTACTGCAAAACATGTGAAATATTAGTTTGTCCAAAGTGCATAGCAAATACACACCACCCGCATTCAATGATTGAAATACAAACAGTTTGTCAAAACAAGGTTGaagaaatgaaacaaatgtATGATCAGGCTCATAAAAAGATAGAAAAGTTTATGGAAAAAATAGATATTATGGTAGAAATCGAAAGATCAAAGTCATATGAAttagtacaaaaaatattagaaGAGGAAAAGTTAGCGAAGAAAGTGCAGTCTCAATGTTTGAAGCTACTTCAAGAAACTGAAGAAAAGAGCAAGAAAAATACGGAActaatgtcatttaaaaaatcaaaagtgttAGAAGAAGGAAAAGATATTGAAATTGTTATGCAACAGGTAGAAAATAATCACAAATCAAAAAACACCGAAAAGTTTTTTGAGGCTATAAGTTCCCTGCATGCAAAATTGGAGTCGATTGAGCAGTCAACAATtccaaaatcatttaatataaaaacacagCAATATGTTCCTAATTATAAAATCCAAACTAATTCTATAACAGTTGAAATGGAAATTCAATTTCagatcaaatcaaaatatgatatagaCATGTCATATATACACAGCATCACAAGTGATAAGGAAGGCAACATTTGGATCGCAGATGGAGGCAAACAAATTCAACAACTGCAATTGAAAGAAGGAgtaaaaaccacaaaatcaataaaaattgaaattaaagacCCTGAAATTAGATGTTTGAATAACAAAGTTCTCTTAGCATCTTCTCGACGTATCtttcaattgtattttaatGAAGAATTAAAGgttttcaaagatttttctCCTAATGCACCTTATACTCTACATGTTTCAGACAATCAGATTATTTTGGGAATGGATTGTACCTCGATGACCGACAAAGAAGACACACCTGTCATCATAAGGTTAGGATTTGATGGAGAAATCATACAGGTCTATAAAAATCATGGGAGACAATTACTTACGGGAGATGTTGTACGATGCTGTACGACAGCCGATGATGATATATGCTACATTGATAGTAAGTCTACAGATGGCTTTGAAGGAGATGTAGTGTTCATCAGTAGAGATGGAATTATTCAATGGAAATACAAAGGAAATTCCTTAATCAATTCAGATGAACATTTCTTTGCTCCTGTTGAAGTGGTAATTACTAAATccaaaaaattgataatttctgaTATAAAACAACATGCTCTCCATCTTGTCACAGCCAAGGGGGAATTAGTGACaatattagatttaacattAATGGGATTAGAAAATCCAGGGGTAATGACAATTGATGTCAAAGGGACTTTATGGATAGAAAGCAAAGAACTAAACAAAGAAAGACTCAGTGCTGTGATATTCTCTGGATTCTAG